The Chloroflexus aggregans DSM 9485 genome segment CAATCCCGAAGATCGCCAAGATCAAACCACCATCGGTTGTCGGCAACCAGAGGGGTGGTTGTTCGGGCCGTGGATAGATGTCATCGCTATCGCAGGTACGCCGACCGGCTAGCCGTACCGGACGTACCGGCTTGTCCCAATCGGTCAACGGCAAGATCACAAACTCTTGTCCGCTGACAAAGAGCGTGTCAGGGAGCATCACCATCAGCGAACCGTTGACCAAATACCAATCAGGTTGACCTGCTTGTCCGGCTTTGACAGCACCAACTTCTACCAAATAGGCACTGTGCGTAGCGACCGTGTAGCGCCCAAACTCACCGATCAACTCAGGGGTCGGTACGTCATATTCAGCACAGAGGTCACGAACAGTAATCATCAGCCGACTCAGAAAGCGCCGGTAATCGAAGCTGAAGGTCAATTGATACCCCGCTGTTGGCATCCCACCGCCGAAATTGAAGTAGCGCAAGGTTGACACACGCCGACGCAAACGGCAGTAATGTTCCACCGAGGCACGCAATGTATTCAGAAAATGGTCTTCGTCTTCGATCTGGCTACCAACCATGGCGTGGTACAGCACCAATGTGTGGTGCGTATCGGTGATAAGATCGGCAGCCTGTTCGATCTCGTCTGCCGTAAGACCGAAGCGGTCGTTGCCGGGGTGACGCCCATCGCGATTACCGGCCGCCCGCTCGCGCACGCCAAACTGAAGTGTCACCGGCGTATCCAGTAGATCACGCAGTTCGGTAAGATCATCGAGAACCGGGATCACCGTCTCGCAACCGTCAAGACGTATATTGCGGATCGCTTCACGGTAGGCCGGTTCTTTCGAGCCATTGCAAAAGATAAATCGATCGCGGGGCAAGATCCCTTGCCGCCAGAGGCCATGGGCAATTATCAGATCGGCCGTCGCGGAGGTTTCGTAGTGAGCACCGGCAGCCAGCGCCGTTTGCACTGCCTCGGCAGCAAAATTGGCTTTCGTGGCATAGGCATAGTGAAACGCTGCCGGATACTCGGTTGCAATGCGTGCCTGCGCAGCCCAGTTGAGCATGCGCTGCACCTGCATAGTAATCTGAGGTGTGTACACCACTTCCAGCGGCGCACCGTGTTGGCGCACCAACCGGTTTAAGTTGAGACGATCGCCGAAGTAGAGCTCACCGTCGTAGCGGCTCACGAAATCGGTCAGGCGGCCCTCACCGGCAAAGCCGGTCTGCTGTGTAATCAGGTCGGCAAAGGTTAGCGTCTTCAACTGTACCACATTCCTCCATCATAGCGGCGGGCGATAACCCGCAAAGCGAACACACGACAAGACGAGATCTTTCCCACCGTTCGCGGGCAAGATCATTGGCACACAGCGGCTACCGTCACCGCAACCACGGTAACGGTCAACCCTTGGATGGCAAGCGATTCAGCACTTGGGGATCAAAAAAGGCCCTGCACCTGGATGCAGTGGCCGGGGGAGCAGGAGTGCGCAGCGTCACTCGGGTGCGGCTAGCAGGCGATGCCCACCAATGCGCGGCATGCATGTGTGCAGTTTGGGAAGCGCTGAATCGCGCGTATGTTGTATGCGCCGTCCATACTGCCTCACACTAGCCCACCCGACGCCGTCTCCCATCCAAGGCGACACTTGTCGCAACGACGACGCTTTCCGCTCGGCGTTCGGTGTTGCGTGTTACGTGTGTCGGGTGCCTTCCCGAAACGCGAAACCCGTAACCCAAACGTAACGGGGGGCGCGAATGACCCGGTCGATTGGCTCAACCGGATGCGCATTATACATCTGATACGCGGGAACGTCAATAGGACTCATTGCAACAGTTTTGTCGAAAAGGAGGGATACCGTGGCATACCGACGGTATCGTCCGGTAGCACACCATGCGATGCTGCACCCTATCTAAGGTGAGTGCTATGCGGTCACCGTAGGCAGCTCATTATCTCCTTCGAGCCACAGCCGGTACGTTGGTGGGCGACGCCAACGAGTTGCCTGCTCAAAGGCATACGCTAATCTGATCAGCATTGGTTCCGACCACGCTCCACCGATGAAGTTGATAGCGATAGGTAAACCAAATGCCATCCCTGCCGGCACCGTGACCATCGGGTAGCCGGCTCGTGCCGCGAGCGAGCTGCTGCCGCCGGGATAGCGATCACCGGCAATGAGATCAATCGGCCAGGCAAGACCTGTCGCCGGCGCGACCAACGCATCAAGCTGCTTTTCGTAAAGCACGGTATCGAGCGCCTGCCGCACAGTATCACGACTAGCGACTAACGCCTGCTGATACGCCGGATCATTGAGATCACCGACCGCTGCTGCTTGCAACAACAGCTCTTGGCCAAAGAACCGCAATTCGTGCTCGGCATGCCGCTCATTGAAGACAATCAGTTCGGCCAGCGAATGTGGTGGCGGATCGGTAGCCTGCGGATCGGGTACACGAGAGGCAAGATACCGGTTGAGCGTATCTTTGAACTCGTAGATGAGTACCGTCAATTCGGCCTCGCCGAAAGCGAGCAGGTCATCAGGTAGCGTTACCGGATCAACGATATGCGCGCCGGCGTCAATCATCGCCGTCAATGCGTTCGCAAAGGCCTGTTCAACGTGACGACCAAAGCCGGCAAAGCGATCGCTGCGCAGCACGCCAATCCGTGCGCCGCGCAACGCATCGGCTTGCAAACAGGTGCGGTAGTCGGGGCGAGCATGGCCGGCTGCTGCCGCCGTCGCCGGATCACGTGGATCAGGCCCGGCAATGATACCCAGCACCGTTGCCGCATCGGCGACACAACGGGCATGTGGCCCGACGGTATCCTGCGTAAAACTGATCGGAACGACCCCGGCACGACTGGTCAGCCCTACCGTCGGCTTAATCCCTACCACTCCGCACAACGCCGACGGGCACGAGATTGAGCCATCGGTCTCGGTACCGATAGCGACCACACACATACTGGCAGCGACGGCAATTGCCGATCCCGAACTTGAACCACAGGGACTGCGCGAGAGGACATACGGATTACGTGCCTGCCCGCCGCGCGCACTCCACCCACTTGAGGATGCGGTGCTGCGGAAGTTGGCCCATTCGCTCATGTTCGCTTTGCCCAAAATCACCGCCCCGGCAGCCCGTAACCGAGACGTAACCGTCGCCTCGGCTGCCGGTCGCGAACCGAGTAGGGCCAACGAACCGGCCGTCGTGGCGGTATCATCGAGCGTGTCAATGTTGTCTTTCAGGAGGATTGGAATGCCGTGCAATGGACTACGTGGCCCGTGCGCATTACGCTCGGTATCGAGGGCAATCGCCGTTTTGAGCGCCGATGGGCTGATCTCGATCACCGCATTGAGACACGGTCCCGCCCGATTAAGCGCTTCAATACGTTCGAGACAGGCCATCGTCAAGGCTTCAGCGCTGATCGCGCCGCTATCCATAGCCGCTTGCAACTGGGCAATGGTCGCTTCATAGGCGAGAGCGCCTATCGCGCTGGTTGGATCTGGGTTGCTCATGGTTTTCTGCTATTCAGAACATGCTGCGCGACGCCCTTGCCCCGATTGCACAAAGCGATCATCGCTGACAGCCATCGCGTTTCTGCCTCCGAGAGCACCTACTCCTCCCAGAGTGCCCCGTTACTGGTCAGACGCGCTAGGGAGGGCAGGTGTGGTTGCCAGCCATTTGCGATTGCACGCTACGGTATGGTCGTTCGACCATGAACGGTGCTACACGCCGGGCACCTCCAGGTTCGACCCTGCACCGTGCGCGCTTCGTTCGTTAGCCCACCGACCGAACACCGGTTGCCCTATGGAGAGAAGCGATCCGCAATACCGAGGTGCGTCCCGGAGAGCGGTTCGCCGTAGCTTCGCTATGCCCATCGCTCACATCGCTCATTGCCCGTGCGGAGCGACAGCGACGATTGCGGTCCGTTCGTGCAACCGGTATCAATCGCCCCTCGTGCTCCCATTGTTACCGTGGCGTGGCAGTGACACCGCGCAGCTTCACCGCTTTCTCTATACGCATAATGGGTTCTATGAGTTTAATGATACCCTAAAACGTACCTTTGTAAAGCCTAGAATCTAGCGCCACTGCCACAAAGCAGAACGGTCGCCGGACCACGGCATAGTAGTATCACAAGACCTTGACCGGGTTCAACAGACCGGGTCGTTCACGGTTGGCCGCCTCGATCGCCTCGGCGGAACCCAACACCGCAACGTGACCGTGATCACG includes the following:
- a CDS encoding type III PLP-dependent enzyme domain-containing protein is translated as MVQLKTLTFADLITQQTGFAGEGRLTDFVSRYDGELYFGDRLNLNRLVRQHGAPLEVVYTPQITMQVQRMLNWAAQARIATEYPAAFHYAYATKANFAAEAVQTALAAGAHYETSATADLIIAHGLWRQGILPRDRFIFCNGSKEPAYREAIRNIRLDGCETVIPVLDDLTELRDLLDTPVTLQFGVRERAAGNRDGRHPGNDRFGLTADEIEQAADLITDTHHTLVLYHAMVGSQIEDEDHFLNTLRASVEHYCRLRRRVSTLRYFNFGGGMPTAGYQLTFSFDYRRFLSRLMITVRDLCAEYDVPTPELIGEFGRYTVATHSAYLVEVGAVKAGQAGQPDWYLVNGSLMVMLPDTLFVSGQEFVILPLTDWDKPVRPVRLAGRRTCDSDDIYPRPEQPPLWLPTTDGGLILAIFGIGAYQQMIAGRGGAHHCLTPEAARFIVEERNGRLSSRLTPQQDQVTIMRLLGYRPQPTALPTPLPFRQPVRPAVLPARRRVRERVLPV
- a CDS encoding amidase — encoded protein: MSNPDPTSAIGALAYEATIAQLQAAMDSGAISAEALTMACLERIEALNRAGPCLNAVIEISPSALKTAIALDTERNAHGPRSPLHGIPILLKDNIDTLDDTATTAGSLALLGSRPAAEATVTSRLRAAGAVILGKANMSEWANFRSTASSSGWSARGGQARNPYVLSRSPCGSSSGSAIAVAASMCVVAIGTETDGSISCPSALCGVVGIKPTVGLTSRAGVVPISFTQDTVGPHARCVADAATVLGIIAGPDPRDPATAAAAGHARPDYRTCLQADALRGARIGVLRSDRFAGFGRHVEQAFANALTAMIDAGAHIVDPVTLPDDLLAFGEAELTVLIYEFKDTLNRYLASRVPDPQATDPPPHSLAELIVFNERHAEHELRFFGQELLLQAAAVGDLNDPAYQQALVASRDTVRQALDTVLYEKQLDALVAPATGLAWPIDLIAGDRYPGGSSSLAARAGYPMVTVPAGMAFGLPIAINFIGGAWSEPMLIRLAYAFEQATRWRRPPTYRLWLEGDNELPTVTA